A stretch of DNA from Serinibacter arcticus:
TTCTCCTCGTCGGTCAGGTCGCGCACGACCTTCGCGGGGACGCCGGCGACCAGGACGCCGGGCGGGACCACCTTCCCCGGCGTGACGAGCGCCCCGGCCGCGACCATCGAGCCGGCACCGATCACCGCGCCGGACATCACGGTCGCGCTCATGCCGACCAGGACCCCGTCGCCGATGCTGCAGCCGTGCAGCACGGCCCGGTGGCCGACCGAGACGTCGTCGCCGATGAGGGTGGGGGAGGAGTCCTCGACGTGGACGACGACGCCGTCCTGGAGGTTCGTCCGCGCGCCCACGACGATCTCGTGGCAGTCGCCGCGCAGCACGGCGGAGTACCAGACGCTCGCGTGCTCGCCGACGGTGACGGCGCCGGCGACGACGGTGCCGGGCGCGAGCCACGCCGTCGCGGAGATCCGGGGACGGCGGTCCCCGAGCGCGACGACGAGGGGGGCGGTGGGCGACGGCGTGCTCATGCGGTCTCCTGCGCGGTGTCGGTGTACTGGGTCAGGACGCCGCGCAGCAGCGCCGCCAGGTCCGCGGCCCCGCCGTCGGGCAGGGTCTCGAGCAGGGCGCGCTCGCGGGCGACGAGGTCGGCGACCGCTCCGTCGACGGCGGCGGTGCCCGCCTCGGTGAGCCGCACCAGCACGATGCGCCGGTCGCCCGACGAGCCGCGTCGGGCCACGAGTCCGCGCTCGGCGAGGCGGTCGATGCGGTTGGTCATGGTGCCGGAGGAGACGCGTGTCTCGGTCACGAGCCGGCCGGGGGTCAGCTCGTAGGGGGCGCCGGCCCGGCGCAGTGCGGCGAGCACGTCGAACTGCCACACGGCGAGGCCGTGCTCGCTGAACGCGTCCCGGCGCAGGTCCTGGATGCGACCGGCGAGGCGGTGCAGGCGGGAGAAGACGTGCATCGGCTCGACGTCGAGCGTGGGCAGCACCTCGCTCCACGCGCGGACGATGAGGTCGACCTCGTCCTGGCGCCCGGGGGTGGAACCCACGTCGGCGGTCATGGAGGGGAGCCTAACCTCTCGACGTCGAGAATCTCGACAGCAGAGAGAGTGGCGTCGCGCGCGGTCGGCGGGCGGCTCCCGAGCGGGGGTCGGGCTAGGAGTGGCGGGTGCGCTCGCGCAGGGTCGGGTCGGGCTGCAGGTCGGCCAGACCGTTCCAGGCCAGGTTCACCAGGTGGGCGGCGACCTCGCGCTTGTCGGGGGAGCGGGCCTCGAGCCACCACTGCCCCGTGAGGGCGATCATCCCGACGAGCATCTGGGCGTACATGGGGGCGGTGGAGGTGTCCAGACGCCGGCTCGCGAACTGCTCGGCGAGAAGGTGCTCGACCTGCGTGGCGACGTCGCCGATGAGCGAGGAGAACGTCCCGGTGGCCTGGGCGACGGGGGAGTCGCGCACGAGGATGCGGAACCCGTCGGTGTTGGCCTCGATGTAGTCCAGGAGCGCCAGCGCCGCGCTCTCGACGATGACCTTGGGGTGCCGGGTGGGGGCGAGCGCCGTGGTCAGCATGCTGGTGAGGCGCTCGACCTCGCGGTCGACGATGACCGCGTACATGCCCTCCTTGCCGCCGAAGTGCTCGTACACGACGGGCTTGGAGACGTCGGCACGGGCGGCGATCTCCTCGACGCTGGTGGCCTCGAAACCGCGCTCGGCGAACAGGGCGCGTCCGACGTCGAGCAGCTGGGCGCGTCGCTCGCGGGCCGTCATGCGGGCGCGGGTGGTCCGACGGGGCCGCGGACGCAGCGGCTCCGACGGCTGCTGCTCGGGCGCGCTGGTGGACTCCACGGGACCATCATGCCGTCTGCCACGGAGGTGGCGGGGCCATGGGGCAGAATCGTCGGGCGGCCGGGCCGGGCCCGGCCGCGGTCCGCCCTGGTGTAATGGCAGCACGCCGGCCTTTGGTGCCGTGCAGTCCGGGTTCGAATCCTGGGGGCGGAGCCGCGGCGTCCAGCCCTTCCGGCGCCTCGCATCCCGACCGTTCCCCACCGCCTCGACGTCCGGCGGGCGGCGGAGGGCGGGTGCGCCACGGGCTAGAGTTGGCCCGCCCGAGTGTCGACATGGGGAGAGAAGCGTTCGTGAGTCACCCGAGCCCAGCAGCCGTGATCGTCCTCGCCGCAGGTGAAGGCACGAGGATGCGGTCGGCCACCCCGAAGGTGCTGCACGCCATCGGCGGTCGGAGCCTTCTCGGCCACGTGCTGACCTCCGCCCGTGACCTCGAGCCGCAGCGCCTCGCCGTCGTCGTCCGGCACGAGCGCGAGGCGGTCGCCGCCCACGCCCTCGAGCTCGACCCCGCCGCCACGATCGCGGACCAGGACGACGTCAAGGGCACCGGCCGCGCCGCCTGGTGCGCGCTGGCGGCGCTGGACGCCCAGGCCGAGGTCGACGGCGCCGTCGTCGTCCTCGCCGGTGACGTCCCGCTGCTCGACGCGGGGACGCTCGGCGAGATGCTCGCGGCCCACGCCGCCGACGGCAACGCCGTCACCGTCCTGACCACCCGCGTGCCGGACCCGACGGGTTACGGCCGCATCGTGCGCGACGCCGACGGTTCGGTGCTGCGGATCGTCGAGGACCGCGACGCCGACGAGACCGAGCGCGCGATCGACGAGATCAACACCTCCGTGTACGCGTTCGACGCCGCCGTCCTGCGCGCGGCGCTCACCACGCTGCAGGACCCCGCCAGCGGGGCGACGTCGAACGCCCAGGGCGAGGTCTACCTGACCGACGTGCTCGCGCTGGCCCGGGCGACCGGCCCGGTGCGGGCCATCGAGACCGACGACCCGATCATCGTCGAGGGCGTCAACGACCGCGTGCAGCTCGCGACGCTCGGCGCCGAGCTCAACCGCCGCATGGTCACCGCGTGGATG
This window harbors:
- a CDS encoding gamma carbonic anhydrase family protein yields the protein MSTPSPTAPLVVALGDRRPRISATAWLAPGTVVAGAVTVGEHASVWYSAVLRGDCHEIVVGARTNLQDGVVVHVEDSSPTLIGDDVSVGHRAVLHGCSIGDGVLVGMSATVMSGAVIGAGSMVAAGALVTPGKVVPPGVLVAGVPAKVVRDLTDEEKAHLRHNAAHYLELTDDHRRALEGR
- a CDS encoding MarR family winged helix-turn-helix transcriptional regulator, with product MTADVGSTPGRQDEVDLIVRAWSEVLPTLDVEPMHVFSRLHRLAGRIQDLRRDAFSEHGLAVWQFDVLAALRRAGAPYELTPGRLVTETRVSSGTMTNRIDRLAERGLVARRGSSGDRRIVLVRLTEAGTAAVDGAVADLVARERALLETLPDGGAADLAALLRGVLTQYTDTAQETA
- a CDS encoding TetR/AcrR family transcriptional regulator, whose translation is MTARERRAQLLDVGRALFAERGFEATSVEEIAARADVSKPVVYEHFGGKEGMYAVIVDREVERLTSMLTTALAPTRHPKVIVESAALALLDYIEANTDGFRILVRDSPVAQATGTFSSLIGDVATQVEHLLAEQFASRRLDTSTAPMYAQMLVGMIALTGQWWLEARSPDKREVAAHLVNLAWNGLADLQPDPTLRERTRHS
- the glmU gene encoding bifunctional UDP-N-acetylglucosamine diphosphorylase/glucosamine-1-phosphate N-acetyltransferase GlmU produces the protein MSHPSPAAVIVLAAGEGTRMRSATPKVLHAIGGRSLLGHVLTSARDLEPQRLAVVVRHEREAVAAHALELDPAATIADQDDVKGTGRAAWCALAALDAQAEVDGAVVVLAGDVPLLDAGTLGEMLAAHAADGNAVTVLTTRVPDPTGYGRIVRDADGSVLRIVEDRDADETERAIDEINTSVYAFDAAVLRAALTTLQDPASGATSNAQGEVYLTDVLALARATGPVRAIETDDPIIVEGVNDRVQLATLGAELNRRMVTAWMREGVTVVDPASTWVDVTVELARDVTLLPGVQLHGATTIGEGTTVGPDTTLRDSSVGAGASVVRSHVLGARIADGATVGPFAHLREGTDLGAGGKIGGFVETKNAVVGAGTKIPHLSYVGDAEIGAGANIGAGVILANYDGTTKSRTTIGDGAFVGSDSVLVAPLTIGAGAFVAAGSTVTRDVPAGDLAVERGQQKNLPDWVIRRRPGSRSARAATAARDQAAAAESSGADASSEPVKSDPSDI